From the genome of Candidatus Zixiibacteriota bacterium:
GGGAAGGGTCGTTATCTCCTCGCCGGTCTCCAGGTCCTTAAAAATCGCCTCCGAGGGAAAAGCAAAATCGCGCTCGCGCGGGTCGAGAACATGAAACAGAATAACCTCATGCTTCTTATGACGGAAATGTTTCAGCCCCGAGATGATTTTCTCCGGCTCATCGAGAAGATCGGACAGGATAATAATCAGCCCGCGACGGTTGATCCGCTCGGCCATTTCATGCAGCGCCGCCGCCACATCGGTCTTATCCGAGGCTTTCTGATTGGCCAGTTCCTGCAAAAGCACGTGCAGGTGGCCGCTTTTGCTTCGCGGCGGGACATACCGCCGTATCTTCTCATCGAACGTCACCAGCCCCACCGCATCGCGCTGTTTAAGCATCAAAAACGACAGCGCCGCCGAAAGCATCGCGGCGTAATCGAGCTTCACCGCCCCGCCCGAGGAATACCCCATCGAGGCCGAGCAGTCGAGCAGAATATACCCTTTGAGATTGGTTTCCTCTTCGTACTGCTTGATATAGTACCTGTCCGATTTGGCGAACACTTTCCAGTCGATATCGCGGATATTATCCCCCGGCATGTACTGCCGGTGTTCGGCAAACTCGACCGAGAAACCGTGGTATGGCGACTTATGCAGCCCGGCGATAAACCCCTCCACCACCATCCGGGCGCGAAGTTCCATCCCTTTCAGTTTCCCGACCATCTCCGGGTCAAGGTATTTGCGGTATGGCATTTCCATTATTATTCTATTCTATAGGTCGGGTTCCGATATCCTGTCGCAGACGGGATGAGAAACCCGACAACTTCTCTATTGCTTGGTGCCTTCCCTCTTTCTCAAATCCCCGAATATCCTGTAAACCATGAACAATATCGAGGCCAGAAGCGGGGCTCCGCCCACATAAACCAGTATCTTGCCATAGATACATGAATCCAATCCGGCCAACCCAATGGCGTGTATTAGAATCGATATTCCAAATACAAGGTACAGCAATTTCTTTGTTTTATCCGGCACGGTCGAGAAAAAGAATACGACCCCGAGCGCAAAGAACAACGCCGTATGGCCATTCAGATGCACATGAGACAGTTTAAAATTCTCGACAAATGTCTCCCAGGTCGATTTGGGCTGTTGTGCGGGTGTGAAATCGGCCAGATCATTCTGATCGATCGGTTCCTCTTGCCCCGAGTCGGCCCAGTTGGGTGCGGTCACCGCCTCGGAGTCGGCCATAATCGTTTCCATATCCGACTGATAATCATAAGCCTGTACTGCTGCCTGCTGATCTTCTTCATTGCCGAATATTCCCGATTCGATCGTTGCCAGTGTCCCCGCCCAGAGAAACACCGCCAGCATTAGTGCCGTGAACAATCCCACAAACAGTTTCCCGTTAGGGGGAAGCATGGTAAGATTGAAGTTATTCCACATAGCCATTTCTAATTATACCCTCCATAGGTTACTATTCTGTCCCTGTTAATGCCACTCCACGCTCCCTGATATTGATTCTGTTCGAACTCGCATCATTATTTCGACAATCGCCCGAAATACGGTGCAAGCACGGTATATATCATATAGCACAATGACAAAATAATTGGTTTACCCCTGTACCTTGACGGTTTCCAATAACTTTTGCACTATCTGCGGCGTACCAACTCCATCCGCTTCGGCATTGAACGAGGTGACAATCCGGTGCCGCAGTACCGGAAGCGCCGCAAAACGGACATCCTCCGGCCCCGGTGTCGGGCGGCCGTCGAGAATGGCGCGGGTTTTGGCGGCCAGAATCATATACTGTGAGGCTCTCGGCCCGGCCCCCCAGGAGACCCAATTTTTGATATAATCCGGGGCGTGATCATCATTGGGGCGGGTGGCGCGCGAAATAGCAACCGCATATTGTATCAGATGATCCGAAACCGGCACCCGGCGAACCAATTGCTGAAGATTAATTATCTCGCCGGCATTCAATATTTTATTGAGACTGTGCTTGGCTGTCACTGTTGTCGTCTTGACTATCATATGCTCTTCCGACTCCGAAGGGTAATCAACATATACATTAAACATGAATCGATCCAGCTGGGCCTCGGGCAAAGGATAGGTTCCCTCCTGCTCAATCGGATTCTGAGTCGCCAGCACAAAAAATGGCTCATCCAGTTTGAAAGTATGCCCCGCCGCTGTAACTTCATGTTCCTGCATGGCTTGCAGCAATGCCGCCTGAGTCTTTGGCGGGGTTCTATTTATCTCGTCTGCCAGAATGGCATTCGCAAAGACAGGTCCCTTGACATATCTGAACGAACGCTGGCCGGATACTTTGTCTTCCTCAATAATCTCCGTGCCGGTAATATCCGATGGCATCAAATCGGGCGTAAACTGAATCCGGTTGAATTTCAGATCCAGGATATTGGCCAAAGTCGAGATAAGGAGGGTCTTGGCCAGCCCGGGGACACCCACCAGAAGACAATGCCCCGCGGACAGCAGGGCTATCATAAGTTGTTCAATTACTTTATCCTGGCCTATTATTACCTTCTTAATCTCCTCCCTTATTTTATCATGAGCGTCATTAAGTTGCTCGACTGCTTGAAGATCACTCCTATTTTCTACCATTCCCTATATTCCTCCAAGGTCTCTTTACACCTGCTGCTATTAATCTCAATAAATGGGCCGGGAAACGAATCGTAACCGGCGAATCTCTAAGTCTATTCAAATCCGAAAGTTGTGGAAAAACTCATCATTTCGGGCTTTATAATTCGCCGACAATGAATTGTCCTATATAAAGTTGTGGGCATATCCACAATTCGGCGAAATTATCCACACCCTGTTAATTTCCGGCCGCGTCTCTACTTGCGGGAATCATCCTTAATTCTGTCTCTGAGCAGAATCGTCTCTTCTTCTTCACGAGGTGGGAGAAAACTCAACTCCGATTTTCCCTCTTTCATCCGGCAGGCGCCGCAGAAAAGCGCACCCTGCTCCACCACCAGTGATTTGGTCTTGATGTCGCCTTCGACATCGGATTTGGCCTGAAGCTCGACCCGTTCGGTGGCATGCAGATTGCCGCTGATTTTTCCGGCCACCACCGCCGCCGCCGCTTCGATATCGGCTTCAACATACCCGCCGGTACCGACCGTGACCGTGTCCGAGCAGATCACTTTTCCCTTAATGGTACCATCGATACGTACCGCCCCTTTCACATCCAGTGTGCCGGTGAACACGGCATCTTTGCCGATAATGGTGTTCATTATCCCACCCTCAGTTTTGTTTGTTGGATATTTCATCGTCCGTAATATATTTTAAAGGGTTGATTGATTTTCCAAGTTCCCTGATTTCATAGTGCAAATGCGGCGCCGTGGAGCGCCCGGTATTGCCCGATAGTGCAATGCGGGTTCCCGTCTGCACATTGTCTCCGGGTCTCGCCAGAAGCTCACTGTTATGACCGTATAATGAAGAAATATTGTCGGCATGCTCGATGATCACGGTCAGGCCGTAAGTGGAATCGTACCCGGCAAAGACCACGTTTCCGGTCGCCGTCGCCAGAACCGGCGTGCCGATCGCCGCGGCGATATCGATCCCGGAATGATAGTCGGCGGAATCATCGCTGTAACCGCGGGTCATAAATCCTTTGAGCGGCAAACCGTGCGGGCGGCCGTCAGTCAGTGAATCACCGTGCATCAGCGCCTCCGATGACTGCCCCTCAATAGTCGCAAACAGGATCGAGTCGGGCGGAAGTTCCGGCAGTTCGATATCGACGCCGGCGATCTTGGCGATCCTGTCAACCACGGCCCGGGTCTCCTTCATGTTCGCCTCCAGAAGTCCCAGTTTGTACTTATAGAGACGCAGCGATTCATTCTCCTTCTCCAGACGTTCCGTTTTGGAGGCGCGCACCAGAATCCGGCCGTAGTTGATAAAAAAGACAAGGAGCAGTAGCAGCAGAACAATCAGAGCCGCCAGCGCCGCTTTCAATACCGAGGCCTTGATACGAAATCCGAACGGCGTCGCCACTCCGTCCGATACAATCATCAGGTTATAGTACTTTACCTGTCCCATGGCCTCAATCTATCTTCCGGAATAGTTCCAGTATTCTTTCCAGGTCTTCATCACCGTAATAATCGATCTCGATCCTCCCGCGTTTCAATCCGGGGGTGATCTTGACCGCCGTTCCCAGCAGCTGCTTCAGGTAATTTTCGGTCTCCACGAGGATCGGAAGCTTTCTTCTGGGAACCAGTTTTCTTTTCTTGACTCCCCGCGCCGTGTCCTCGGCCAGGCGTACCGAAAGATTTTCGGTAACAATCCTCTCGGCCAGACGCACCCGCGCCAGATCGTCATCAATCGAAAGAATGGCCCGGGCATGCCCCTCGGTCAATTTGCCGGCGCGGATCATCTCTTTAATATTTTCCGGCAGATCCAGAAGCCGCAAACTGTTGGCCACCGCGGAGCGGCTCTTGCCGACCTTGGAGCCAAGCTGGTTCTGAGTCAGGCCGGCATCATCCATCAATTTCCGGAACCCTTCCGCCGCATCCAGAGGATTGAGATCCTCGCGCTGAAGATTCTCCACCAGCGCCATCTGCAGCATGTCCGATTCGTCTTTTTCCTCGGCAATAATCGCCGGAATATTTTCCAGCCCGGCCAGGCGGGCCGCCCGGTAACGCCGCTCGCCCGCGATCAGAATATATCCGTTATCGTTCTTTTTGACAATTATCGGTTGCAGCACCCCCTGGCTCTTGAACGATTCGGCCAGTTCCTGCAGTGAGGTCTCCTCGAACTTCCGCCGCGGCTGCATCGGATTGGGGATAATCATATCGAGGGGGACATTCCGGAAAACGCCGCTCTGGACTGTACTATCGGTCTGAGTCGGGATTAATGCTTCCAATCCCCGCCCCAGGACAACTTTTCCGCTCATCGGCTCAACACCTCCTTGGTCAAAGCCATATAGTTTTCCGCTCCTGTTGAAAGTATATCATACAAGATGATCGGCTTGCCGAAACTGGGCGCCTCGGAGAGCCGCACGTTGCGATTGATGACCGTACTGTACACCCGGCCGCTGAAAAACCGGCGCGCCTCATCGGCCACCTGACGTGAAAGATTGAGACGCCCGTCGAACATGGTCAGAAGCACCCCCTCGATCTCCAGCGCCGGATTGAGATTCTTCTGCACCAGCTGTATGGTGTGCAGAAGCTGCCCCAGGCCCTCCAGGGCATAGTACTCGCACTGAATCGGGATAATCACCGAGTGCGCCGCGGTCAGGGCGTTGACCGTGAGAAGTCCCAGCGAGGGTGGACAGTCAATGATGATATAATCGTACAGCGGAATTACCTCTTTTAAAGCCGCGGCCAGAATTCTCTCTCGCGACATCATCGCCACCATCTCCACCTCGGCCCCCACCAGGGCGATCGATGACGGTGCCACATTCAAAAAGGACAAGTCGGTCGGCATTATCACGTCGAGCAGCCGCTTCCGACCAACAAGGACATCATAGACCGCCGATTCCAATTTTGCTTTGTCCAGCCCCACTCCGGAGGTGGTGTTCGCCTGGGGATCGAAATCGATGAGCAAAGTCTTTTTCTCCGCCACCGCCAGACAGGAAGAAAGATTAACCGCGGTCGTGGTTTTCCCGACCCCACCCTTCTGATTGGCCACAGCCATGATTCGTGCCACTATCACCTCAGCAAAACGTTTGGTTATTAGTTATACCCCGGCAGATTAAGATGTTCAGATTAAATGTGCAAGAGAAATCTTATGGCTCGGTAGAAAAGATAGAAATTGTGTGAACTTGTTTTTGGTCATCAAGATAGTATGGAAGTGCCCGAACCACAATTCCCTCGGACATTTCCGCCGAAAGAAAATCAGAGCGGGAATAATAAATAAAACAACCGGAATGCTTCAGAAGAAGAAGAGCGGTGGAGAGAATTTTCTTATCCAGATGCACGTATTTCATAAAACCATAGTCAAAGGATTCCGAGGGAAGATCTCCCGAAACGGTAAGGAAATCGCCGGAAATTATCTCGGCATTCAGATCGTATCCTCTGACCATGCTTTCCAGAAAAAGCGCCTTTTTCCCGGTTCTTTCGAAAATAACCCCCTCCAGCCCGGAGAAACCTAGCAATAGTACCAGTGAGGGAAATCCTGCCCCGGCGCCTATATCAAATATCTTCCCCATTGGGGCCGCTATAAGCTCGAAAGGAACCAGGCAGTCGGCCGCTATTCGAACCAGATCATCGTAGGATGTTTCACGTGAAACAAGGTTGACTTTCTTGTTGTAAGCCAGAATATCTTGAAGATAGGCGGACAGCCTGCCGGATGTATCGTATTTACTGAATATGACTTGCGATGAAAAATGCGGAATGTTCTTTGAGATATCGGAATTCAACTATGTTCCCCCAAACCGGCTTTCCCTTGCTGAAGATAGTATTTTCTTACATGAATTGACAGGGCTGCCAAGTCCCCGCTGGTGACCCCCTCTATCCGCCCGGCCTGTCCCAGCGATGTGGGCCGGAAACGATTGAATTTCTCTTTGGCCTCGCTCCGGAGACCGGATAGAGCCAAAAAGGGAAGATCGGCAGGAATCAATTCATTCTCCATTTTCCGGAATTTCTCAACTTCCCGCTCCTGTTTCCGGATATATCCTTCATACCGGATAAAAATAGCCGCTCGCTCGGCAATTTCGCTCCTGTTCTCCTCGGTACCCGAGAAAACCTCAATAAACGGCCATATATCCTGATGCCTTACACCGGGGATCCTCAGAAGATCGGCTAGGGCGACACTCTCGCGCCGAACGAAATATTTCGATAACTCATCCAGTTTCGCCACTGGCACGACACTCTTCTTCAGCATCGCAATATGCTTTTTGGTCTCCTCCTGAAGCCCGATAAACTGTTCGTAATCTTCAACCGGGATCAATCGATATTTCTTTGCATGATGAAACAGCCGGTCCCGGGCATTATCCTCACGTATCCCCAGCCGGTATTCGGCCCGCGAGGTGAACATGCGGTAAGGTTCGGTCGTAGAATGAGTTATCAAATCATCAATCATCACCGCAAGATAAGCCTCGGCCCGGTCAAGTATAAACGGTGGCTCTTTCTCGATTTTCAGCACGGCGTTTATGCCGGCCATTATTCCCTGACCGGCCGCCTCTTCATATCCCGAAGTCCCATTTATCTGCCCGGCCAAAAACAGACCTTTCACCAACTTTGTCTCCAGCGAAGCTTTAATCTGATAGGCCGGGCAATAATCATATTCGACCGCATACCCCGGCTTCGTCATTTTAGCTTTCTCCAATCCAATTACCGATCGAATCGCCTCCCGCTGCACCTCCTCGGGAAGCGAGGTCGAAAAGCCGTTGGGGTAGATCTCATCCGTTCCGTTCCCCTCCGGTTCGAGAAATATCTGATGTCGCGGCTTGTCGCTGAAACGGTGGATTTTGTCCTCAATCGAGGGGCAGTATCTCGGCCCCCGCGATGTGATCTGCCCTGAGAAAATCGGCGAGCGATGAAGATTCCTTGAGATGATTTCCTTTGTCTTTTCGGTCGTATAAGTCAGATGGCAGGGAATCTGTGCAAAATCGTAAGCTTTTGTGGTATAAGAGAAAAACGGAATTGGAATATCCCCCGGCTGGACCTGGCAGCGGTCAAAATCGATCGTTCTGGCATCCAAACGGGGCGGCGTGCCGGTCTTGAGACGCCCCACCTCAAATCCCAAGGCGCGAAAAGAATCGCTTAGCTTGTAGGCTCCCTTCTCGCCCCGGCGCCCCGATAACGTCTGTTTCTCCCCGATATGAATTAATCCCCCAAGAAAAGTCCCCGAGCAGACTATCACCGCCCCGGCCAGAACCCTCGCTCCCTCCTCGGTTTCAATCCCGGCAGCCTTTCCATTTTCCACCAGGAACGCACCAGCGGTCGCCTCAATGACAGTGACATTCCTATCCGCTTCCACAAACTGACAGACAAAATGGTTATAAGCAATCCTGTCAGCCTGCGCCCGGGTCGACCAAACCGCCGCCCCGCGCGACAAATTGAGCTTGCGGAACTGTATTCCGGTGGCATCGATCGCCTTCCCCATCAATCCGCCCAGAGCATCTATCTCCTTGACTATATGAGATTTCCCCAGCCCGCCAATGGCCGGGTTGCAGGACATCAGAGCCAGACGGGTCCTATCCATCGTCACCAGGCCGACTTTCTTTCCCATCCGTGAGGCGACCAGCGCCGCTTCCACTCCGGCATGCCCGCCGCCGACCACCACTATGTCAAAATCGTAATGTTTCACGTTAAACAACCGCTATTTCCCTATACAAAACCGCGAGAAAATCCGATCCAGTATCTCTTCATTATATACTCTGCCGGTGATCTCGTCAATCTCATTAATCCCCTGGCGAAGCTCAAACGCCACCAGCTCGGGCGATTCGTCACGGCCAATATTCCGTTTCGCCTTGCGCAGGTATTTCAGGGCATTTTCCATTTTCTTCTTATGCCGCTCCGAGGTGACCACCAGCCGGTCGGTCAAATCCGGCATCTGATTGCTGATACGTCTTACCAGTTCAGTCCGTAAATCTTTCAGACCGGCCCTGGTCACGCATGAAAAAACAACCCCCGAATGTTCCTTCAACTTGACCTCAAGTTTCTCTTTTTGCGCCTTGTTCAATTTATCTATCTTATTGTATAATAACAATATAATGGTTTTTGATATTGATTTCAAATCAGTTTCCAGTTCTTGCTCCCAACTTCTTCTGGTCAGATCTACAATCCAGATCACCAAATCCGAGCCGGCCATAATCTCCTGCGCCGACCGCTGCCCGGCCTTTTCGATTATTCCGGTCGCCTTGCGAAGTCCCGCCGTGTCGGTCAAAGATACTGCGATACCCTCAAGGTCAATCCATTCGGTCAGATAATCACGCGTGGTGCCGGGGATCGGCGCCACAATGGCGCGATTCTGGTTGAGAAGAAGATTAAAAAGCGATGATTTCCCCGCGTTCGGCCTCCCTGCGATCGCAATCTTGTACCCCTCCTTGATAATTCTCCCCGAGCGGTAGGTTGTCGCCAGCTCGGTGATCTCCTCGATAATCTTATCAAGTGAAACGAGCAGCCGCTCTTTGTCGGCGGTATCGATATCCTCCTCGGGGTAATCGACCGAGGCCTCGATTTCGGAGAGAAGGTCCAACGCCTGGTTTCTAATTTGTCCGACCTGCTCCGAAAGCGCCCCCAGAAGATTATTCTTTGCGGCGGCATAAGCATATTCGGTCTTTGAGGCAATCAAATCGGCCACCGCCTCGGCGCGGGCCAGATCAATCCGCCCGGCCAGGAAAGCCCGCCGTGTGAATTCCCCCGGCTCGGCCGGACGCGCGCCATGGGCGAAAACAAGATTCAGTATCTGCCGCAGTACAAATTGTCCGCCGTGACAGAATATCTCGGCCTGTTTCTGCCCGGTGTACGATTTCCCCTCCGGCATCTCGACCATGGTCACCTCATCGATAACATTGCCGCCCTTGTCCACGATATGACCATAGTACAGATGGAAGGGGAGAGGCGGTGTGACGGATTGCTCGGCGGGGCGGAATATGCTGGATATAATTGACGATGATTCCGGCCCGGCGATCCGGATCGCGCCGATACCTCCCTCACCCGGCGGCGTGATTATGGCCGCAATGGTATCTTCATTTGAGAACTTGATACCTCTTTCCTTTCCCGATACTTTCGCCCCCATGATACCCCTTTTGCCCCCCAAAATCAAGCGCCCGGTCAATGCCGGGACAGAATGGAATATTGGCTTTATGTAAGGGCGAATCCGCCGTTGGCGGGTGTTCGCCCTTCTTTGTTCCCGATCCACAAATCAAGGCAGGTGAACAGGCGGTCCTCAGATCGACCTTGCGGCAGGATTGAGATCTGGTCAACCAATATACTTTTCTAATAGCCCCAGGTCATCAGCTGTCCACAAATATTTATGTTTTGCCCTTGACTTGAGATTTGACACCTTTATATTACGTCTGCAAATTTCATTGACAGACTTCGGGTACTATAATAGTCGGCCAGGTGGCTTATGCTGAAGCTATCGGCGTAACACCTGTAAACGGGCAAATTGATTGACTTCAACTAGTATGGGAGGCTGGCTTTAGCCCCGCATGAGACACCGTGATAATCGATTAATATCTGAACACTTAGAAAAGGAGCAAAACCATGGCAGAACAATTCTGTAGTCCGTACAAGCCTTGCACCAAACTCGATGGTCGCAT
Proteins encoded in this window:
- a CDS encoding DUF58 domain-containing protein, giving the protein MPYRKYLDPEMVGKLKGMELRARMVVEGFIAGLHKSPYHGFSVEFAEHRQYMPGDNIRDIDWKVFAKSDRYYIKQYEEETNLKGYILLDCSASMGYSSGGAVKLDYAAMLSAALSFLMLKQRDAVGLVTFDEKIRRYVPPRSKSGHLHVLLQELANQKASDKTDVAAALHEMAERINRRGLIIILSDLLDEPEKIISGLKHFRHKKHEVILFHVLDPRERDFAFPSEAIFKDLETGEEITTLPWQIKKHFARMSKEYSEKIAAACRESRIDYHLIDTTVPFDYALYAFLAKREKLY
- a CDS encoding MoxR family ATPase, which translates into the protein MVENRSDLQAVEQLNDAHDKIREEIKKVIIGQDKVIEQLMIALLSAGHCLLVGVPGLAKTLLISTLANILDLKFNRIQFTPDLMPSDITGTEIIEEDKVSGQRSFRYVKGPVFANAILADEINRTPPKTQAALLQAMQEHEVTAAGHTFKLDEPFFVLATQNPIEQEGTYPLPEAQLDRFMFNVYVDYPSESEEHMIVKTTTVTAKHSLNKILNAGEIINLQQLVRRVPVSDHLIQYAVAISRATRPNDDHAPDYIKNWVSWGAGPRASQYMILAAKTRAILDGRPTPGPEDVRFAALPVLRHRIVTSFNAEADGVGTPQIVQKLLETVKVQG
- a CDS encoding polymer-forming cytoskeletal protein, producing MNTIIGKDAVFTGTLDVKGAVRIDGTIKGKVICSDTVTVGTGGYVEADIEAAAAVVAGKISGNLHATERVELQAKSDVEGDIKTKSLVVEQGALFCGACRMKEGKSELSFLPPREEEETILLRDRIKDDSRK
- a CDS encoding M23 family metallopeptidase; protein product: MGQVKYYNLMIVSDGVATPFGFRIKASVLKAALAALIVLLLLLLVFFINYGRILVRASKTERLEKENESLRLYKYKLGLLEANMKETRAVVDRIAKIAGVDIELPELPPDSILFATIEGQSSEALMHGDSLTDGRPHGLPLKGFMTRGYSDDSADYHSGIDIAAAIGTPVLATATGNVVFAGYDSTYGLTVIIEHADNISSLYGHNSELLARPGDNVQTGTRIALSGNTGRSTAPHLHYEIRELGKSINPLKYITDDEISNKQN
- a CDS encoding ParB/RepB/Spo0J family partition protein — encoded protein: MSGKVVLGRGLEALIPTQTDSTVQSGVFRNVPLDMIIPNPMQPRRKFEETSLQELAESFKSQGVLQPIIVKKNDNGYILIAGERRYRAARLAGLENIPAIIAEEKDESDMLQMALVENLQREDLNPLDAAEGFRKLMDDAGLTQNQLGSKVGKSRSAVANSLRLLDLPENIKEMIRAGKLTEGHARAILSIDDDLARVRLAERIVTENLSVRLAEDTARGVKKRKLVPRRKLPILVETENYLKQLLGTAVKITPGLKRGRIEIDYYGDEDLERILELFRKID
- a CDS encoding AAA family ATPase, which translates into the protein MARIMAVANQKGGVGKTTTAVNLSSCLAVAEKKTLLIDFDPQANTTSGVGLDKAKLESAVYDVLVGRKRLLDVIMPTDLSFLNVAPSSIALVGAEVEMVAMMSRERILAAALKEVIPLYDYIIIDCPPSLGLLTVNALTAAHSVIIPIQCEYYALEGLGQLLHTIQLVQKNLNPALEIEGVLLTMFDGRLNLSRQVADEARRFFSGRVYSTVINRNVRLSEAPSFGKPIILYDILSTGAENYMALTKEVLSR
- a CDS encoding class I SAM-dependent methyltransferase; translated protein: MNSDISKNIPHFSSQVIFSKYDTSGRLSAYLQDILAYNKKVNLVSRETSYDDLVRIAADCLVPFELIAAPMGKIFDIGAGAGFPSLVLLLGFSGLEGVIFERTGKKALFLESMVRGYDLNAEIISGDFLTVSGDLPSESFDYGFMKYVHLDKKILSTALLLLKHSGCFIYYSRSDFLSAEMSEGIVVRALPYYLDDQKQVHTISIFSTEP
- the mnmG gene encoding tRNA uridine-5-carboxymethylaminomethyl(34) synthesis enzyme MnmG — encoded protein: MKHYDFDIVVVGGGHAGVEAALVASRMGKKVGLVTMDRTRLALMSCNPAIGGLGKSHIVKEIDALGGLMGKAIDATGIQFRKLNLSRGAAVWSTRAQADRIAYNHFVCQFVEADRNVTVIEATAGAFLVENGKAAGIETEEGARVLAGAVIVCSGTFLGGLIHIGEKQTLSGRRGEKGAYKLSDSFRALGFEVGRLKTGTPPRLDARTIDFDRCQVQPGDIPIPFFSYTTKAYDFAQIPCHLTYTTEKTKEIISRNLHRSPIFSGQITSRGPRYCPSIEDKIHRFSDKPRHQIFLEPEGNGTDEIYPNGFSTSLPEEVQREAIRSVIGLEKAKMTKPGYAVEYDYCPAYQIKASLETKLVKGLFLAGQINGTSGYEEAAGQGIMAGINAVLKIEKEPPFILDRAEAYLAVMIDDLITHSTTEPYRMFTSRAEYRLGIREDNARDRLFHHAKKYRLIPVEDYEQFIGLQEETKKHIAMLKKSVVPVAKLDELSKYFVRRESVALADLLRIPGVRHQDIWPFIEVFSGTEENRSEIAERAAIFIRYEGYIRKQEREVEKFRKMENELIPADLPFLALSGLRSEAKEKFNRFRPTSLGQAGRIEGVTSGDLAALSIHVRKYYLQQGKAGLGEHS
- the mnmE gene encoding tRNA uridine-5-carboxymethylaminomethyl(34) synthesis GTPase MnmE: MGAKVSGKERGIKFSNEDTIAAIITPPGEGGIGAIRIAGPESSSIISSIFRPAEQSVTPPLPFHLYYGHIVDKGGNVIDEVTMVEMPEGKSYTGQKQAEIFCHGGQFVLRQILNLVFAHGARPAEPGEFTRRAFLAGRIDLARAEAVADLIASKTEYAYAAAKNNLLGALSEQVGQIRNQALDLLSEIEASVDYPEEDIDTADKERLLVSLDKIIEEITELATTYRSGRIIKEGYKIAIAGRPNAGKSSLFNLLLNQNRAIVAPIPGTTRDYLTEWIDLEGIAVSLTDTAGLRKATGIIEKAGQRSAQEIMAGSDLVIWIVDLTRRSWEQELETDLKSISKTIILLLYNKIDKLNKAQKEKLEVKLKEHSGVVFSCVTRAGLKDLRTELVRRISNQMPDLTDRLVVTSERHKKKMENALKYLRKAKRNIGRDESPELVAFELRQGINEIDEITGRVYNEEILDRIFSRFCIGK